Within Fusobacterium periodonticum ATCC 33693, the genomic segment CAAGCATCAGTGCCCCTATATCCGAAATAGCAGTTACCAACATAAGAGTAATCATATTTGGTAAAATATATTTAAATAAAATATCTTTATCTTTACTTCCAGTAAGCTTTGCAGCTTCAACATACAATTCTTTTTTTATTTTTAAAACCATACTTCTTGAAAGTCTTGCATACTTAGGCCAAGTAACTGAAGAAATTGCAATAATTGCATTTGTCATACTAGGTCCTAAAAGACCAGCTATTGCTATTGCAAGAATAATACCTGGAAATGATACCATCATATCAGCAAGTCTCATTATAAGGGTATCTACAATCCCACCAAAGTATCCAGCTAGTAGACCTAAAATAGTCCCAAGAGTAAAAACAGTCCCAACAAGTACCAATGTCATAAAAAGAGAATATCTAGTTCCATAGATAATTCTAGATAAAATATCTCTTCCTAGAATATCAGTTCCTAATAAATTTTCATTATCAGGACTATGTAATGGTTTAGTCATAACAGCATTTAATGGATCTTTTGGGGCTATTTGTTTTGCAAATATAGCAATTAAAATAATGATTATTGCCATTATAAGAAAAAATATAAGTTGTTTATGTCCTTTTATAAATTTAGTTGCTTTCAATTAGTTTGCCCCCTCAACTCTCTTATCCAGTAGTTTATATGAAAAGTCTACTATAAGATTTATAACTAAATAAATAAGTGCAATAAGAAGTACATAAGCTTGAACTAAAGGATAATCTCTAAAAGATATAGCCTTAATAGCTAAATTTCCCATTCCAGGGAAGTTATATATTATCTCTATAACAGCTGTTCCACCTAATAAACTACCAAGAGATAAACCTAATAGAGTGATTAGAGGTATTAAAGCATTTGGTAGTACATGCTTTATAAGGATAGTACTTTCTTTTATTCCTCTCATTCTAGCTCCAACAACATAATCTTTATTTAATTCTTCTAAAACAGTATGTCTAACCTGTCTTATATATTTTGCAGACATTGCAAAACCTAATGTAAATGCAGGTAGTATCATTGATTTAAAATCAGCCTTACCACCTGAAACAGTTACCCAACGAAGCATTACACCAAAAATAGTTAAAAATATTAATCCTAACCAAAAACTAGGAATAGAAAGTCCAGTAAAGCTAATTGCTCTTACTAAATAATCCTGCCATTTATTAACTTTTAAAGCAGCAAGAATACCCAATGGTAGAGAAATTACTATCATAAATGTAAGTGATAGTAGAGAAAGTTTTAATGTTGGCATAAAAGCTGTTTTTATTTTATCTACAACAGGTACTCTTAAAGAATAAGATTTTCCTAATTCTCCTTGTACAACATGACCTGCCCATCTACAATATTGTTCAGCAAAAGGTTTATCAAGACCAAGTTCTGCTCTTGTCTGTGCAAGTAATTCAGGTGTAGGAATATTTCCACACTCGGTCAACATTATTTCGGCAGGGTCACCTGGGGATAAATAAGTTAAACTAAAAGTGAAAAAACTTATTCCAAAAAGAACTACTAAAATTTGCAAAACTCTATTAGTAAGATTGTTTTTAACCATCATCGTCTCCTTTATGTATTTTTCTTTAGTAATACTATTATTAATTTTATTTGATAAATTTTCTTAATAATTTTATCACATAGTTCTAGTAAATTCAAGAAAATTTATTTTGCTTAACTTAATATTTTTATAAAAGGAATTTTCTCAATATTACCTATTTGACAACAAAAAAAGAGTTGCCACATTTAAAATGTACAACTCCTTAATTTTTATATTAAATTTGGTAAGAATAAAATTAATTGTGGTAAAAATGTTACTATTATTAAAACAATTAATAATGTTATTATAAATGGCATACATTCTTTAACAAAGTCTTTTATCTCGACTCGAACTATTGAGCAGGTTAGAAACATCATTGAACCAAATGGTGGAGTTAATCCTCCTATCATAATATTTACTATCATGACTATACCAAAATGTACAGGATCTATTCCTAAACTTACAGCTGTTGGAATTAAAAGAGGTGCTAAAATTATCATAGCGGCTCCTCCTTCTATAAACATTCCAACAAATAATAAAATTAAGTTTACTATAACTAAAAACATATATTTATTATCTGTAAAGTTTGTTAAAAATTCTCCTATTAAATGAGGAATTCTTTCCCAATTTAAATATTGTCCAAAAACTGTTGCTCCAATTATAATAAACATTACTGTACTTGTTCCATAGACAGTTTCTTTTATTATATCCACAAAATATATTATTTTTAACTCTTTATAAATAAAGAACCCTACTAATATACAATAAACAACTGCTATTGCTCCTGCTTCTGTTGGAGTAAAAAATCCCATTCTCATTCCCATTATAATGCCAAAAGGTAAGAACAGTGCCCAAAAAGAATCTTTTAAAACTTTAAAAATTTCTTTAGAACTTGCTCTTTTTTCTCTTATTGGTTTATAACCTCTTTTCTTTGCAATAAAATAAACTGTAATCATTAAAGATATACACATTGCCAAACCAGGAACATATCCAGCTATAAACATCTTTGCAACTGATACATTAGCAATTAAAGAATATATAATTAAATTTATTCCTGGTGGAATAACTGGAGTTATTGCAGAAGAAGCTGCTGTTATCGCTGCTGAAAATTCTTTAGAGTATCCTCTCTTTGTCATTTCAGGAACTAATATTTTACATTCCATAGCAGCATCAGCATTTGCAGAACCTGATATTCCTCCCATCAAAGTACTTAACAATACGTTTACTTGAGCTAATCCACCTTTCATATGTCCTGTTAGAACTTCAGCTACTCCCATAAGTCTCGAGCTTATTCCCGAATAATTCATAACAGCTCCAGCCATTATAAAAAATGGTATAGCCAAAAGTGGGAAAGATTGTGCACTGTTTACAAATACTTGTAATATTAAATCTGGATATGTATTTGTATTAATAAATATAAAGTAAAAGAAAGTTGAAGAAAATAAGGCAAAACATATAGGTACATTCAAAAAGAAAAGTACAAATAATAAAATTATTGGTAATAATTTTTCCATATTATTCTTCACCTACTTTCTTTAAAGCTTTTATATCTTGATATAGAAAATTTAATGAATGCACAAACATCAAGAAAAATGATATTAGCAAAGCTATATTTAAATAATTTGATGATATACCTAAAACAGGTGTTGGTTTTTCTTGTGAGTTCATTATAAAAATTACACATAAGTATAATATTACAGAGTTTATTACTACTAAAAATACATCTAAAAATATTGTAAAAATCTTTCTACCCTTATCTGAGAACATTTGAACTAACATGTCTACACCTATGTGCATTTTCCTTTTGTAGCAAGCAACTGCTCCAATATAAACAGACCATACAAAAGAAATCGTTGCTATTTCTTCTGATGTTGATATTGTTCCAAAGCCTGCTGCTCTACAAAATACATTCAAAACTACACTTGTAACTGTTATTATCAAAAAGAATCCTGCAATAAGTTCTTCAAGATTATAAAAAATCTTTTTCATAAACTACCGCCTCTATTTTTGTTCTGTTCTTATTTTTTCCATTTCATCCATCAATTGTTTGTAGAATTCTTCTGTAATTCCTATATTCTTATAGATAGGTTCTACTAATTTTGCAAATTCTGGAAGATTTACTTCATTAATTTTTACTCCAGCATCTTCCAAGTTTTTAACTAATTCTTTATCTAATTCAACTAAGTTTTTATTATTATTTTCTGCTGCTTTATCAAATTCTTCTTGTATAATAGCTTTTTGTTCATCTGTTAATTTATCCCAAACTTTTGTTGAAATATAAACTCCTGCTGTTCCTAAAAAGTGTTTTGTTAAAGACATATTTTTTCTTAACTCATAAGTTTTTGTTAAATAGTTAGTTGCATATGAACCTTCTAATCCATCTATTACATTTTGTTGTAAAGCAGAAATTGTTTCGCTAAATGACATAGGAACTGCACTTGCTCCCATAGCATTTAAAGTATCTATAAATAACTTACTAGCTGGTACTCTTATTTTCATACCTTTTAAATCTGCTGGTTCTTTTATTTCTTTATCACTTATAATGCTTCTGAATCCAAAAATAAAGTCAAGTGATATGATTTTAATTCCTTTTTCTTCAGCTTTTTTCTTTAAATCTGTAACTAAGTCACTATGCATTAATTTTACATATTCATCATAACTTTGATATAGCATAGGTCCTGCTAAAGCAGTAAATTCTGGAACATAGTCTCCTATATAACTTAAATCATCTACGTCTATGAAATCTGCACCTCTAACAACTTGTTGTAAACCATCTTTATACACAGGTAATTGTCCATTAGGGAATAATACAAATTTTACTTGTCCTTCTAATCTTTGGTTTATAGCATCTGTTGCTTCTTTCATAGCTATATGAGTAGGTTCATTTTCTTTAAAAATATAACTTACTTTTATTTCTAAAGGCTCTGCCTTTTTTTCTTCTGCTACTTTCTTTTCTCCACAAGCTGTAAATAACATAATAAAAGCTAATACTGATAACAATGATAAAATTCTAAATTTCTTCATTTTGCGCCTCCTAAAAATTTAACTAAGTAATTCTTTCATAATATCAGGATAATTAGTTATAACTCCATCTACACCTAATTCAACTAAATAATTTAAGTCTTCTTCTTTATTTACTGTCCAAACAAATATTTTCACCCCCCTATCATGTAGTCTTTTAACATCCTCTTTAGAAATAAGGTTTATTTCAGGGTGATAACTGTAAGAAGATAGACCATTACTTGATAAATATTTTTCTATTTCTATAAATTCACTATCAGTTAATAAAGCTAATTTTAATTTTGGTTCTAAGAATTGTAATTTTTTTATCTTATCATGATGAAAAGATGATACAATTATATTTTCAAATTTATCTGGATATTTTTTTAAAACTTCTAACATCTTTTCTTCTATATTAGTATGATGTCTTGCTGTATCTTTTATTTCTATATTTAACATCATATCTTTAGGAAGTATATCTAATACCTCTTCTAAAGTTGGTACAGTTTCTCCTATAAAATCTTTAGTAAACCATTGCCCTGCATCTAAAGTTTTTATATAATCATAATCTAATTCATACACATAACCTCTACCAGTTGTAGTTCTATCAACTTTCCAATCATGCATAACAACTATTTTTCCATCTTTTGTAAGCTGTATATCTATCTCTATTCCATCAGCTTTCATTTCTATTGCTTTCTTTATTGCAATTAGAGTATTTTCTGGTGCATATCCTGATGCTCCTCTGTGTGCAAAAACTTTCATAATACCATCTCCTTAATACAATTAATGTATATATGATTAAAAAATATACATTACATACTATAATATCTATTATAATACCAATTATATAATTATTTGTCAATTTTAAAATATTTTTTATAAAAAATAAAAAAGCAACTTATTTTATACTTATAAAAAGTACAAAACTTGTTGCTAAAATTATTAAAACCACTTTTTCCTCTTAAAGTAAAATATCATTAGACCTACAAGACTTGCCATAAGACCTAAAGTAATATAATACCCATAGTGCCATCTAAGCTCTGGCATATTATCAAAGTTCATCCCATAAAGTCCAACTATAAAGCTCAAAGGCATAAATATAGTTGAAATTATTGCTAGTATTTTCATAATTTCATTCATGGTATTACTAATCATAGAATGATATAACTGTATAAGCTCTGTGGCTCTATTATTCAACATATCTACTGTATCAAACACTATAATACCATGGTCATTCAGGTCACCTAGGTAATATTTCATATCTTCATGGAAATAATTTAACATACTTCTTGTTTGTAATTTAGAAATTAATTCTCTTACTGGAGAGATAAATTTCTTTAAAATTGCTATATTTTGTTTTAAAGCTAAGATATTTTCTAAATCATCTTTGTCAGCACTTTCAATCAATTGATTTTCAATTTCATCAATTTCATTCTCTACCTCATCTAAGATTAATAGATAGTTATCAACTATTATATCTATCAGAATATAAGCAAGATAACTTACATCTTGACCACGTAATCTTGCACCTTTAGTTTCTAATCTAGCTCTTATTATTTCAAAAGGATCATAAGGTGTCTCTTGAAAAGTTATCAATATATTCTTTTTTATTATTAAAGAAAGTTGCTCATATTGGACATCTTTTGTAAGTACTTCCATTTGTAACATTTTTAAAATTATAAGAATATATCTATCTCTATCATCAACTTTCACACGTTGTTCTGGGTTAGCTATGTCCTCTAAGGATAGAGCATCTATGTCAAATATCTGTCCTATGTCTCTTATTAAATTTACATCATTTATTCCATCTATATTGATCCAAATATTTCCACTAAACTTTAAATCTATATCTATTTTGTCAGTAGATGAAAAAGTTTCTCTTTTATGAAAATCTTTTGAATAGTATATAACTGTTATTGTTATATTATAATTAGGATTTTCACCTGTATAGACTATACTCCCTGGCATTAATCCTAATTTTCTTGAATTTGACAACTTCTCCCCTCCTTTTATTCCTCCCATAAACTAGTTTCTGTTGTTGAAACAGATAAAGCACCAGCTTTGATAGCATTGATTACATCTTCTTTTTCTTTTATTAAACCACCAGTGATTATTGGAATATAAGTTTTTTGCGAAAGCTTCTTTATAACCTTTGGCATAAGCCCAGGCATAATTTCTGCTGCTACAATTTTATTTTCTTTTATATTTGATAAAGCCTTCTCATAAGAAAGAGTATCCAGTATAAAAAATCTTTGAATCACGCTTATATTATTCTTATAAGCATGAGCAACAACATTGGACTTTGTAGTCAGTATTCCATCTGGCTTGATTGTATTCATTATGTAGTCTATTCCATTATTTGTGCTATTTAATCCATCTATCATATCTATGTGAATATATATTACTTTATTTTTTTCTCTTAATTTATCACAATATTCTTTTATATTTACTATATTAGCCAATATAATAAATACTATCTCACTGTTAGAATTTAAAGCTTTTTCAAGAGTTATGTTATCTTTTATTGCAGGTATAATAGGATTTCTTTCTAAAATACTCTTTATTTTCATATTTATCACTTTTATTTAGATTTTTCAATAGCTTCTTTTATTTTTTTAGCAAGACCTACTATTTTTCTTTTTGGAACACTACATATACCTATTCTTATTCCCTTATCAAATTTGATAACAAATATATTTTGACTTTCTAGATCTTCTATTACCTTGTCAATTGTTTCTCCTATTGGAATAGTAACAAAAAATCCACTCTTATAAGGTAATATATCTAAATTTACTTCTTTAGCTTCAGTTAAAAATATATTAGCTCTTTCTTTTAACAAATCTATATAAGCTTGTTTCTCTTTTAAAAATTCAGTTTTTAATTCAGGATTTTTCATTATAGTTTCAAATAATTTCATTCCACCTTTTGGGACATTTGACCAAGTTGTTCTACATGAAAAAGAAATAGCATCTTTGAACTCTTGAATTACTTCTTCACTTGAAGAAACTGCTATTTGTGCTCCTATTCTCATTCCATAGATAGATAAAGATTTAGATAAACTAAATGCATACATAAAAAGAACATTTTTAGGTAGACCTACTAATAATCTTCTCAAAGATTTTGTTTCTTCTTCACTTCTATCATCATATTCAAAATATGCCACATCTCTTATAACTATTAGATTTGTATCTTTTATACTTTTAAAAAAATCCATAAGATTTATCCATTCTTCATGAGTCATTCTAAATCCTGTAGGATTATGGCTAGGTTCATTTAGTATAAGAACTATATTTTTTTGTGTTTTTGCCAACTCTAGAACTTTATTTCTAAAGTCCTCAAAGTTAAAATTTCCATTTTCATCAAATAATTGGTAAGTTTCTATTTTCCCACCATTTTCAATAACAATATTTTTATATGTTCCCCACATCCAATTTGGAAGTAATACCTTATCCCCAGTGTCCATATAATTTTTTACAGTATTTGATATAGCACCTGTTCCTCCAGTAGTTGCGACAGAAGCTATATATAGCAAATCCTTTAGTTCTTCCTTATAGTCATCATAGAAAATAGCTTTTATAACTTCTTCAAGATAATCATCTTCTCCTATTACATTTGTAGAATAGGCATATAAATCTTCAGAAGGTAAATTTCTATATACTTTTTCAACCACATTATATATAGCAAATTTTTCTTCTTCATCATATAATGAACCAATAGTTGCATTAATTACATTTTCCTTACCATATTTTTTAATAGCTTGTTTTGCTTTTTTACTTGTTGTAAATATATTGTCAACTAATTTTTTTCCAGTGTATCTTTTTGCTAACATCCTAATACTCCCTTTTATTTAATAAAGACTAAGAGAAAGATTCGAGCATAATTAAATCTTTCCCTTAGTCTAAAAAACTTTATAAATATTTATTTTATCCTCTTGATATAATGAATTCAACTCTTCTATTTCTTGATCTACCAGCAGCTGTTTGGTTTGTGTCAGCTGGATTTTGTTCACCATATCCTTCTATAGATATGTTAGAACCAATAGCTCCTTTAGAAATTAAGAAGTCTTTTATTGCTCTTGCTCTTTTTACAGATAAGTCTAAGTTATAAGCTTCTGTACCTATAAAATCTGTATATCCGTCTATTTTAATATGAATATCTTTATTTTCTCCTAAAGCTTTTGCTAGTGTGGCAAGTGAAGGTTTTATACCTTCCTTAACAGCATACTTATCAAAATCAAATAAAATCAATTCAGGCATTGATAAGATTAAATTATTTCCTTCTCTTCTTATTGTAACTCCTTCTTGATTGAATACTATAATGTCTTCTAAAGGTTTTTTACTAGCTTCAGTATCTTCTATAGCATATTTGTTGGCTGAGTCCACTCCTACACCTGTATTTTTAATCACTTTTTTACTACCACTACATGCAGTTGCTAAAAGTGCAAGTATAAGCACAGCAAATATTCTTTTCTTCATATTTCCTCCTTTATAAAGTACAATTTAATTTATTAAAATACTATAAAATAAGTATCTTCTGATAATTTTTGTTCATTTGAGTCTTTATTAGGATTGTTAACAAGCCAATCAAATAAGAACTTTGCATGTCCTTCACTAGTTCTTACACATTTTCTTGTTCCTGTTGTTGTACCTAAAGTAAATTCTTTTTGTCTTAAGAAAAACTCTTTATTTGTTTCTTCTTGAACATTAATAGGTGTTCCATGTAAGTACCCTCCACCACAGAATCTTATAGCAAACTTAGCAGAACCTTGTTTTTGTCCTGTCTCATCTGTATATGGCATAACATATTTTACCACTGGAACTGTAAAGAAACCTTTTGGTGTTTCATAACCTAATTGACTATCTATACCAGTTTTTGTATAAACATAGCTGATTATTTGCCATTCATCAGTTTGTCTAGATTTTTCAAATACTATAAAGTTTTGATTTTCTATATCTATTGCTATAACTTTTCTAAATCCTTTTTTTATTGAAGGATATGAAGATAATTTAGCCTTAGAAACTTCTAGTTCTTCAGGAATTGAAAGTGCTCTTACTAAAGCTTTATCTCCTCTATTTTCTATTATTTTTACTACAGATCTATCAGGAATTATTATTCTCTCACCTTTTTTACTAATTCCTAATAAATTTTGATCTAATGATGTCCCATATTTGTCTTTTTCTCTTTGTGGATTTATATTACTTGGATTTGGAGCATAAGTATTAACACTCATTAATGTTGCTCCTTCTTCTACTGATTTATTTATAAAATATTCTAAATCTCCTATTTTATCTAAAGCCATTTGGAATCTAAAATTTCTTTTCTTTGTTTGACTTCCAGCAATATAACCTCTGTTACCCTTAGCATCTTCAACTAAATACCAAATATTTCCTTGATATCTAACTTTTTCTACAAGTTTTAATTTCATATCGTAAGTGTATTTTCCTATAACTTTAGCATTAGGATCTGGTTTTTCTCTTAAATTTGCACTTCTTGCTGCAACAAAGACATAGTCAAGATAAGAAACTCCTTCTCCATTGTGTTTAGGATTATAAATATTTTTTATTTCTTGAGGCATTTCATTATCATAAGTAGCAATAACCTCAATTTTATCATTGTTTACTGTTTCTGCAAATGAAGTTGTCTGTGCCGCATTTATATTAAGAGATGTTGCTATCATTAATATAAATAATAAAATTTTCTTTTTCATTTTTCCTCCAGTTTATAGTTTAAATTTTTTATTCTATATTCTATCATAGTTATTAAAATCATTCAATCAAAAAATACATTATCAATTTAAAAATATTTAGCTACTTTAAGCCATTCTTTATTTTTTTTGTAAACTTTTTTCACAATAATAAAACATGTATTTTAATTTAATGTAATATTAGATAAATCATCATTTGAAATATTTATTACAGTTCTTTTATCTGACACTAGTTGCTCTAACTCTAGTAGAAGATTCAATACACTTTGTTCTCCATTTTGATTTTGTACAGAAAATTTTAACTCTAGTACTTTATTTTTATCTATTTCTACACTGACTGGATATAAGCTAAATACTCTTTTAATTTGTTTGCTATTTTCAAAAAATTCTATAGCAAAAAATACTGCATTACTATTTACATCTCTTATTACTAAATCATTCTTAGCTAGA encodes:
- a CDS encoding OmpA family protein gives rise to the protein MKKRIFAVLILALLATACSGSKKVIKNTGVGVDSANKYAIEDTEASKKPLEDIIVFNQEGVTIRREGNNLILSMPELILFDFDKYAVKEGIKPSLATLAKALGENKDIHIKIDGYTDFIGTEAYNLDLSVKRARAIKDFLISKGAIGSNISIEGYGEQNPADTNQTAAGRSRNRRVEFIISRG
- the corA gene encoding magnesium/cobalt transporter CorA, with the protein product MGGIKGGEKLSNSRKLGLMPGSIVYTGENPNYNITITVIYYSKDFHKRETFSSTDKIDIDLKFSGNIWINIDGINDVNLIRDIGQIFDIDALSLEDIANPEQRVKVDDRDRYILIILKMLQMEVLTKDVQYEQLSLIIKKNILITFQETPYDPFEIIRARLETKGARLRGQDVSYLAYILIDIIVDNYLLILDEVENEIDEIENQLIESADKDDLENILALKQNIAILKKFISPVRELISKLQTRSMLNYFHEDMKYYLGDLNDHGIIVFDTVDMLNNRATELIQLYHSMISNTMNEIMKILAIISTIFMPLSFIVGLYGMNFDNMPELRWHYGYYITLGLMASLVGLMIFYFKRKKWF
- a CDS encoding C4-dicarboxylate TRAP transporter substrate-binding protein; the encoded protein is MKKFRILSLLSVLAFIMLFTACGEKKVAEEKKAEPLEIKVSYIFKENEPTHIAMKEATDAINQRLEGQVKFVLFPNGQLPVYKDGLQQVVRGADFIDVDDLSYIGDYVPEFTALAGPMLYQSYDEYVKLMHSDLVTDLKKKAEEKGIKIISLDFIFGFRSIISDKEIKEPADLKGMKIRVPASKLFIDTLNAMGASAVPMSFSETISALQQNVIDGLEGSYATNYLTKTYELRKNMSLTKHFLGTAGVYISTKVWDKLTDEQKAIIQEEFDKAAENNNKNLVELDKELVKNLEDAGVKINEVNLPEFAKLVEPIYKNIGITEEFYKQLMDEMEKIRTEQK
- the nikC gene encoding nickel transporter permease, coding for MKATKFIKGHKQLIFFLIMAIIIILIAIFAKQIAPKDPLNAVMTKPLHSPDNENLLGTDILGRDILSRIIYGTRYSLFMTLVLVGTVFTLGTILGLLAGYFGGIVDTLIMRLADMMVSFPGIILAIAIAGLLGPSMTNAIIAISSVTWPKYARLSRSMVLKIKKELYVEAAKLTGSKDKDILFKYILPNMITLMLVTAISDIGALMLEISALSFLGFGAQPPIPEWGAMLNEGRTYLAKAPWLMLYPGIAIVIVVVVFNMLGDNIKDLIDIKEEDF
- a CDS encoding TRAP transporter small permease, which encodes MKKIFYNLEELIAGFFLIITVTSVVLNVFCRAAGFGTISTSEEIATISFVWSVYIGAVACYKRKMHIGVDMLVQMFSDKGRKIFTIFLDVFLVVINSVILYLCVIFIMNSQEKPTPVLGISSNYLNIALLISFFLMFVHSLNFLYQDIKALKKVGEE
- a CDS encoding pyridoxal phosphate-dependent aminotransferase; translation: MLAKRYTGKKLVDNIFTTSKKAKQAIKKYGKENVINATIGSLYDEEEKFAIYNVVEKVYRNLPSEDLYAYSTNVIGEDDYLEEVIKAIFYDDYKEELKDLLYIASVATTGGTGAISNTVKNYMDTGDKVLLPNWMWGTYKNIVIENGGKIETYQLFDENGNFNFEDFRNKVLELAKTQKNIVLILNEPSHNPTGFRMTHEEWINLMDFFKSIKDTNLIVIRDVAYFEYDDRSEEETKSLRRLLVGLPKNVLFMYAFSLSKSLSIYGMRIGAQIAVSSSEEVIQEFKDAISFSCRTTWSNVPKGGMKLFETIMKNPELKTEFLKEKQAYIDLLKERANIFLTEAKEVNLDILPYKSGFFVTIPIGETIDKVIEDLESQNIFVIKFDKGIRIGICSVPKRKIVGLAKKIKEAIEKSK
- the nikB gene encoding nickel ABC transporter permease; amino-acid sequence: MVKNNLTNRVLQILVVLFGISFFTFSLTYLSPGDPAEIMLTECGNIPTPELLAQTRAELGLDKPFAEQYCRWAGHVVQGELGKSYSLRVPVVDKIKTAFMPTLKLSLLSLTFMIVISLPLGILAALKVNKWQDYLVRAISFTGLSIPSFWLGLIFLTIFGVMLRWVTVSGGKADFKSMILPAFTLGFAMSAKYIRQVRHTVLEELNKDYVVGARMRGIKESTILIKHVLPNALIPLITLLGLSLGSLLGGTAVIEIIYNFPGMGNLAIKAISFRDYPLVQAYVLLIALIYLVINLIVDFSYKLLDKRVEGAN
- a CDS encoding glycerophosphodiester phosphodiesterase codes for the protein MKVFAHRGASGYAPENTLIAIKKAIEMKADGIEIDIQLTKDGKIVVMHDWKVDRTTTGRGYVYELDYDYIKTLDAGQWFTKDFIGETVPTLEEVLDILPKDMMLNIEIKDTARHHTNIEEKMLEVLKKYPDKFENIIVSSFHHDKIKKLQFLEPKLKLALLTDSEFIEIEKYLSSNGLSSYSYHPEINLISKEDVKRLHDRGVKIFVWTVNKEEDLNYLVELGVDGVITNYPDIMKELLS
- a CDS encoding TRAP transporter large permease, translated to MEKLLPIILLFVLFFLNVPICFALFSSTFFYFIFINTNTYPDLILQVFVNSAQSFPLLAIPFFIMAGAVMNYSGISSRLMGVAEVLTGHMKGGLAQVNVLLSTLMGGISGSANADAAMECKILVPEMTKRGYSKEFSAAITAASSAITPVIPPGINLIIYSLIANVSVAKMFIAGYVPGLAMCISLMITVYFIAKKRGYKPIREKRASSKEIFKVLKDSFWALFLPFGIIMGMRMGFFTPTEAGAIAVVYCILVGFFIYKELKIIYFVDIIKETVYGTSTVMFIIIGATVFGQYLNWERIPHLIGEFLTNFTDNKYMFLVIVNLILLFVGMFIEGGAAMIILAPLLIPTAVSLGIDPVHFGIVMIVNIMIGGLTPPFGSMMFLTCSIVRVEIKDFVKECMPFIITLLIVLIIVTFLPQLILFLPNLI
- a CDS encoding L,D-transpeptidase family protein, whose product is MKKKILLFILMIATSLNINAAQTTSFAETVNNDKIEVIATYDNEMPQEIKNIYNPKHNGEGVSYLDYVFVAARSANLREKPDPNAKVIGKYTYDMKLKLVEKVRYQGNIWYLVEDAKGNRGYIAGSQTKKRNFRFQMALDKIGDLEYFINKSVEEGATLMSVNTYAPNPSNINPQREKDKYGTSLDQNLLGISKKGERIIIPDRSVVKIIENRGDKALVRALSIPEELEVSKAKLSSYPSIKKGFRKVIAIDIENQNFIVFEKSRQTDEWQIISYVYTKTGIDSQLGYETPKGFFTVPVVKYVMPYTDETGQKQGSAKFAIRFCGGGYLHGTPINVQEETNKEFFLRQKEFTLGTTTGTRKCVRTSEGHAKFLFDWLVNNPNKDSNEQKLSEDTYFIVF
- a CDS encoding glycerol-3-phosphate responsive antiterminator, whose translation is MKIKSILERNPIIPAIKDNITLEKALNSNSEIVFIILANIVNIKEYCDKLREKNKVIYIHIDMIDGLNSTNNGIDYIMNTIKPDGILTTKSNVVAHAYKNNISVIQRFFILDTLSYEKALSNIKENKIVAAEIMPGLMPKVIKKLSQKTYIPIITGGLIKEKEDVINAIKAGALSVSTTETSLWEE